A single Drechmeria coniospora strain ARSEF 6962 chromosome 03, whole genome shotgun sequence DNA region contains:
- a CDS encoding DASH complex, subunit Duo1 — protein sequence MEHTVTESDVWASPSQDDHRDAHPKTPKTPMTPKTPAARDGRVEPVDRDEALRMELEGVRTINKSIEGVLATLGRTGGNMEVVSKTVANTSTLLNTWTRMLSQTEHNQRLVLNPSWQGATEDVVEQEAEALRKHREAERKAAEEEERREEVRRRREEGEARRRLGTSSSSRVSKVASGVRGAASGSRVRSRGVAASTYSSASSGRFGTSSSRGTSGIGRGAGSARGRSRAAK from the exons ATGGAGCACACAGTGACAGAGTCCGATGTTTGGGCATCGCCCAGCCAGGACGACCACCGTGATGCGCATCCGAAAACGCCCAAGACGCCCATGACGCCCAAGACTCCGGCGGCTCGGGATGGCCGTGTAGAGCCAGTGGATCGGGATGAAGCCCTGCGAATGGAGCTGGAAGGCGTTCGAACCATCAACAAGTCTATCGAAGGTGTCCTCGCGACCTTGGGCCGGACTGGCGGAAACATGGAG GTTGTATCCAAGACCGTTGCCAACACCTCAACGCTGCTCAATACTTGGACGCGAATGCTATCGCAAACCGAACACAACCAACGACTTGTGCTCAACCCAAGCTGGCAAGGAGCAACAGAggatgtcgtcgagcaggaggcTGAAGCTTTGAGAAAGCATCGAGAGGCTGAGCGCAAGGCCGCAGAGGAGGAAGAGCGGCGAGAAGAAgtgcgccggcggcgcgaggAAGGAGAGGCTAGGCGGAGACTTGGcacatcgtcctcgtctcgtGTTTCCAAAGTCGCTTCGGGGGTTCGGGGAGCGGCCTCCGGCAGCCGTGTACGCTCAAGGGGAGTCGCAGCTTCAACCTATTCTTCGGCTTCCAGCGGTAGATTCGGAACGTCGAGCAGTCGTGGCACATCAGGCATCGGAAGAGGGGCTGGGTCGGCCAGGGGACGTTCTAGAGCGGCGAAATAA
- a CDS encoding cell division cycle protein, translated as MAPAAPDSEQIWPPRSPHEALLSTPSGRQRYKDMLDRTPPSPSPSRRPRPVLASNAPPLGMPSSQLGADDDDDDDDDEETLQLKLQEIQARLRLKRLQNAKNKENSMISKSGEPVMSALEHQSPRKSRGILSGAEERNRSTPQDQVQVPASPSKKVPAPSLQASPRRVLLGIDKGLKAKDVSLKRAPNYRSATGSRGLKIGGSVENLRLANPASPEPRSLSFNERLTSARTEASFQASRQERIQKVRTNAFGIGKHEMEKYKSSAVDLPDEPLKAPVFTRQEVLSKGKASTPLARSKTATSVASRMNTGESSSRTEVSSQDTAARDVEGGEVAASFEPYSCFHLSRRILPHRVLARHVSGTKTMSLKELLRDVKSPDFSLPDVEQDIVVFAVIAKKSEPRAHKHGEAKNGLKAEERGRYMIMTLCDLDYELDLFLFNSGFTRFWKLTEGTVVAILNPSIMPPPAGKQDTGRFSLVVNSDADTILEIGSARDLGFCQSVRKDGNVCGAWVNKKRTQFCEFHSNEALRKQRGTRLEVNTSGFGGGSQRQKKGGDSKEWTAGKRRGPDNYDWETKTQWFASRSYSAADLIDGKDRALSDKKERREFMKRSLEAKEKEREMMKKLGSVGSAAGREYMQHSAQRESGRAASSASMRAFPSNDTPGEAPKLDVVSLGLTGKGREIHLSPVKRKRPESSQAGSAASSIKPSSIYGWGGKLKDKLSCMKEGETLHSFKGPKSPVRKKTRFVTEKGIREAGRESLGTDLSDRQVQLVDDDDEELVIVK; from the exons ATGGCTCCAG CGGCACCCGACTCTGAGCAGATATGGCCGCCTCGGTCACCTCACGAAGCGTTATTGAGCACCCCCAGCGGACGGCAGCGCTACAAGGACATGCTGGACCGAACACCGCCTTCTCCATCACCTTCCAGGAGACCTCGGCCGGTTCTCGCGTCCAATGCCCCCCCTTTAGGCATGCCGAGTTCGCAGCTTGGGgcagacgatgacgacgatgacgacgatgatgaggaGACGCTGCAGTTGAAGCTGCAAGAAATCCAGGCTCGCTTGCGATTAAAGAGACTGCAGAACGCGAAGAACAAGGAGAATAGCATGATTTCAAAGAGTGGTGAGCCCGTCATGAGCGCGCTAGAACACCAATCCCCTCGGAAATCTCGTGGCATCCTGTCGGGCGCGGAGGAGAGGAATCGTTCGACTCCCCAAGACCAGGTACAGGTTCCGGCGTCTCCAAGTAAAAAGGTTCCGGCGCCCTCATTGCAGGCCTCCCCTCGCCGCGTCTTGCTGGGGATAGACAAAGGGTTGAAGGCGAAAGATGTTTCCTTGAAGCGAGCGCCCAACTACAGAAGTGCGACCGGATCAAGGGGGTTGAAGATTGGAGGCTCCGTGGAGAACCTGAGGCTCGCCAATCCTGCATCGCCAGAACCAAGGTCGCTGAGTTTCAACGAGAGGCTCACTTCAGCGAGAACGGAGGCGTCGTTTCAGGCATCCAGGCAGGAGCGGATCCAAAAGGTTCGAACGAATGCTTTTGGGATTGGGAAGCACGAAATGGAAAAGTACAAGTCGAGTGCCGTCGACCTTCCAGACGAACCGTTGAAGGCTCCCGTCTTTACCCGCCAAGAGGTTCTATCCAAGGGCAAAGCATCGACGCCGCTGGCGCGAAGCAAGACAGCCACAAGCGTCGCATCACGCATGAACACCGGCGAATCTAGCTCCCGCACAGAGGTGTCGTCACAGGATACAGCGGCCAGGGACGTGGAGGGTGGCGAGGTGGCGGCATCTTTCGAGCCCTACTCGTGCTTTCACCTATCGCGGCGCATACTTCCCCACCGGGTTCTTGCGCGGCACGTGTCTgggacgaagacgatgagCTTGAAGGAGCTCTTGCGGGATGTGAAGTCGCCCGACTTTTCGCTGCCGGACGTCGAGCAGGATATTGTCGTCtttgccgtcatcgccaagAAGTCGGAACCGCGGGCCCACAAGCACGGCGAAGCGAAGAATGGGTTGAAGGCGGAGGAACGAGGCAGATACATGATCATGACGCTCTGCGACCTGGATTACGAGCTCGACCTGTTCCTGTTCAACTCGGGCTTCACAAGGTTCTGGAAGCTGACCGAGGGAACCGTGGTGGCAATTCTCAACCCTAGCATCATGCCACCACCGGCAGGCAAACAGGACACGGGCCGGTTCAGCCTGGTTGTCAACTCGGACGCGGACACGATACTGGAGATTGGATCCGCCCGCGACTTGGGATTCTGCCAGTCCGTGAGGAAGGACGGCAACGTCTGCGGCGCTTGGGTGAACAAGAAGCGAACCCAGTTTTGTGAATTCCACTCGAACGAGGCTCTCCGCAAGCAGCGTGGAACGCGACTCGAGGTCAACACGAGCGGCTTCGGGGGTGGCAGTCAGCGACAGAAGAAAGGCGGCGACTCGAAGGAGTGGACGGCGGGAAAGAGAAGAGGACCGGACAACTACGACTGGGAGACGAAGACGCAGTGGTTTGCGTCGAGATCCTACAGCGCGGCCGATCtcatcgacggcaaggaccgCGCTCTTTCCGACAAGAAGGAGAGAAGAGAATTCATGAAGCGGAGCCTCGAGgcgaaggagaaggagcgGGAGATGATGAAAAAGCTCGGCAGCGTGGGAAGCGCGGCGGGAagggagtacatgcaacacTCGGCGCAAAGGGAAAGCGGCAGGGCCGCGTCAAGCGCATCAATGCGAGCGTTTCCTTCCAACGACACGCCGGGCGAGGCACCAAAACTGGACGTCGTCTCCTTGGGCCTCACGGGCAAGGGCCGGGAGATTCACCTCAGCCCCGTCAAGCGCAAGCGGCCAGAGAGCTCCCAAGCGGgttcggcggcgagcagcatcaagccgtcgtcgatttATGGCTGGGGAGGCAAGCTGAAGGACAAGCTCTCGTGCATGAAGGAGGGCGAGACGCTGCACTCCTTCAAAGGCCCCAAGTCGCCGGTGCGGAAGAAGACGAGATTTGTGACGGAGAAGGGCATCCGGGAAGCGGGCCGAGAGAGTCTTGGTACCGACTTGTCGGACAGGCAGGTCCAGCTtgtggacgacgacgacgaggagctggtCATTGTCAAGTAG